One window of the Halobacillus litoralis genome contains the following:
- the dapD gene encoding 2,3,4,5-tetrahydropyridine-2,6-dicarboxylate N-acetyltransferase, with product MKQMDANEIISFISNSEKSTPVKVYLKGENLENLDFGEQVQDFLSENSGVIFGEWKVIQPLLEKYQNEIDDYVLENDRRNSAIPLLDLKKVNARIEPGAIIRDQVEIGDGAVIMLGAMINIGSVVGEGTMIDMNVVLGGRATVGKNCHIGAGAVLAGVIEPPSASPVVIEDGVVIGANAVVLEGVTVGEGSVVAAGSIVTADVPANTLVAGTPAKVIKKIDDQTKSKTEIKQELRKLDN from the coding sequence ATGAAGCAAATGGACGCAAATGAAATCATTTCATTTATTTCAAATAGTGAAAAATCGACCCCGGTCAAAGTTTATCTCAAAGGGGAAAACTTGGAGAACCTTGATTTCGGTGAACAAGTACAAGATTTCTTATCCGAAAATTCTGGTGTGATCTTCGGAGAGTGGAAAGTGATTCAGCCTCTTTTAGAAAAATATCAGAACGAGATCGATGATTACGTGCTTGAGAATGACCGTCGTAATTCAGCGATTCCTTTGCTTGATTTGAAGAAAGTGAATGCCCGCATTGAACCAGGTGCAATCATCCGTGATCAGGTTGAAATCGGAGATGGCGCGGTCATTATGCTAGGTGCAATGATCAATATCGGTTCTGTTGTCGGCGAAGGGACGATGATTGATATGAACGTCGTCCTTGGTGGCCGCGCAACTGTAGGGAAGAACTGCCACATAGGTGCTGGTGCCGTATTAGCCGGTGTGATTGAACCGCCTTCTGCCAGCCCAGTCGTGATTGAAGACGGGGTCGTAATCGGAGCGAATGCGGTCGTATTGGAAGGCGTGACTGTCGGCGAAGGATCTGTAGTCGCTGCAGGCTCCATCGTCACAGCAGACGTACCAGCGAACACCCTGGTAGCAGGAACCCCAGCGAAAGTGATCAAAAAAATCGACGACCAAACAAAATCAAAAACAGAAATCAAACAAGAATTACGAAAATTGGATAATTAA
- the cbpB gene encoding cyclic-di-AMP-binding protein CbpB — translation MVSLEKEALRIPLVSELMIPSEKVAHVQVGNPLEHALLVLVKSGYSAVPVLDPRFKFQGVISKTKILEETLGIEEFELNRLSEITVSEVMDNEVPCLQLDDNMIDAMHKLIDYPFVCVTNPEGEFDGIVTRRTILKQFSKHYHETLKHTMTETTL, via the coding sequence ATGGTAAGTTTAGAAAAAGAAGCATTAAGGATTCCTCTCGTTTCAGAACTTATGATCCCTTCGGAGAAAGTAGCCCATGTGCAAGTCGGTAATCCATTGGAACATGCTCTGTTAGTCCTTGTTAAGTCAGGTTATTCAGCAGTGCCAGTTCTTGATCCCAGATTTAAATTCCAGGGTGTCATAAGCAAGACGAAAATTTTGGAAGAAACGTTAGGTATCGAGGAGTTTGAATTAAATCGTTTATCAGAGATTACAGTCAGTGAAGTGATGGACAATGAAGTTCCTTGTCTACAGTTGGATGACAACATGATTGATGCGATGCACAAGTTGATTGATTATCCCTTTGTTTGCGTGACGAACCCTGAAGGTGAGTTTGACGGCATTGTGACACGTCGTACAATTCTTAAACAGTTCAGTAAGCACTATCACGAAACGTTAAAACATACAATGACTGAAACGACTCTATAA
- a CDS encoding MDR family MFS transporter has translation MQSYKHRRWLVLGSIMLAMFLAAIEATIVSTAMPSIVSDLGGFSLYSWVFSAYLLTNAATVLMFGRLSDVFGRKPIFMIGISLFLAGAMLCALAPSMEVLIGARLIQGLGAGALMPIATTIVGDLYTKEERAKIQGYLSSVWGISAVTGPALGGFFVDVLSWPYVFWMNVPLGLLALTGILLFFKEDVSKEKRSVDIAGSLWVVTTVSTMMIILVEGGVGIPWASWTMASMITVSLAGAIIFFFHERQAADPMMPMDLWNIRSIRFANLTSLTTGMILIGVSSYLPAFVQGVMEESATVAGFTLTTMSIGWPIAATVAGRLILKIGFRPTALSGGISLMIGSGLFSILTPEKGPWFAALGSLFIGIGMGLSTTSFIVSIQNSVTWKKRGIATATNMFMRTIGSAIGAALLGGLLNSRIARAIENSSLPASFDVDSTNALLRAESRQALGPQELQVLQNGLTSGLQLVYIGLFSLAVLSFLLILQLPKKED, from the coding sequence ATGCAATCATACAAACACAGACGTTGGCTTGTGTTAGGCTCAATCATGCTCGCCATGTTTTTGGCAGCTATTGAAGCGACAATCGTTTCGACAGCCATGCCGAGTATCGTCTCTGACTTAGGTGGATTCAGCCTGTATAGCTGGGTTTTTTCTGCGTACTTATTGACAAATGCTGCAACTGTATTAATGTTCGGCAGGTTGTCAGATGTGTTCGGGCGGAAGCCGATTTTCATGATTGGAATCAGCTTGTTCCTGGCAGGTGCAATGCTATGCGCTTTAGCTCCATCGATGGAAGTATTGATTGGCGCAAGGCTCATCCAGGGGCTCGGCGCCGGGGCTCTCATGCCTATTGCAACGACGATTGTCGGTGATTTATATACAAAGGAAGAACGAGCGAAAATACAAGGTTATTTATCAAGTGTGTGGGGAATTTCTGCAGTGACTGGTCCGGCATTAGGCGGTTTTTTCGTAGATGTTCTGAGCTGGCCTTATGTCTTCTGGATGAATGTTCCCTTAGGACTGCTAGCCTTAACGGGTATTCTCCTTTTTTTCAAAGAGGACGTATCCAAGGAAAAACGCTCTGTCGATATTGCTGGTTCTTTATGGGTAGTCACAACGGTAAGTACCATGATGATCATTCTTGTCGAAGGTGGTGTCGGTATCCCTTGGGCATCCTGGACAATGGCTTCAATGATCACAGTCAGCTTGGCAGGGGCGATCATCTTCTTTTTCCATGAGCGTCAGGCAGCTGATCCAATGATGCCGATGGACTTATGGAATATCCGTTCCATCCGATTTGCTAATTTGACATCTTTAACCACAGGGATGATCTTGATTGGTGTGAGCAGTTATTTGCCCGCTTTTGTACAAGGGGTGATGGAGGAATCTGCGACAGTGGCTGGCTTTACACTTACAACGATGTCGATCGGCTGGCCCATTGCAGCAACGGTAGCCGGCCGTCTTATTTTGAAAATCGGCTTTCGGCCGACTGCATTGTCAGGTGGGATTTCCCTCATGATCGGAAGTGGTCTTTTTTCTATATTGACTCCGGAAAAAGGACCTTGGTTTGCGGCTCTCGGTTCGTTGTTCATCGGTATCGGCATGGGACTTTCGACGACATCTTTCATCGTTTCCATCCAGAATAGTGTGACATGGAAAAAACGTGGCATCGCAACGGCGACGAATATGTTCATGCGTACAATTGGTAGTGCCATCGGAGCGGCTTTGCTCGGAGGCCTCCTCAATAGTCGAATCGCAAGAGCAATCGAAAACTCAAGCCTTCCAGCATCTTTTGATGTCGACTCCACCAATGCCCTGTTAAGAGCAGAAAGCAGGCAGGCATTAGGTCCGCAAGAATTGCAGGTGCTTCAAAACGGCCTCACCAGTGGCTTGCAGCTTGTCTATATTGGATTATTCTCTTTAGCTGTCCTGAGTTTTCTGCTAATTCTGCAACTTCCTAAAAAAGAAGATTGA
- the trhA gene encoding PAQR family membrane homeostasis protein TrhA, with protein sequence MTHTFSKREEIANAITHGIGAILSIAMLVLLIVFASFGGNAWHITSVTIYGITMLVLYVSSTLVHSFPAGKAKDLFEIFDHSAIYLFIAGTYTPILLVPLRGTLGWTLFGTVWGIAVLGILFKMFFVKKFVVMSTVFYVLMGWLIVLAWGPLTAQVPAAGITYLVVGGVMYSIGAIFYVWRSFKYHHMVWHLFVLGGSILHFFSIFFYIVGY encoded by the coding sequence ATGACACACACCTTCTCGAAGCGCGAGGAAATAGCCAATGCCATCACTCATGGGATCGGGGCCATCCTCAGTATCGCCATGCTTGTCCTGCTTATCGTTTTCGCCAGTTTCGGTGGAAACGCATGGCACATTACAAGCGTGACAATCTACGGAATTACGATGCTGGTACTCTATGTTTCTTCGACACTCGTCCATAGTTTTCCTGCCGGGAAGGCGAAAGACCTCTTCGAAATCTTCGACCATTCGGCGATTTACTTGTTCATTGCAGGAACCTATACACCTATTCTGCTGGTTCCATTACGCGGCACCCTTGGTTGGACGCTTTTCGGAACAGTTTGGGGCATAGCTGTCCTAGGTATCCTCTTCAAAATGTTTTTCGTTAAGAAATTCGTCGTCATGTCCACCGTTTTTTATGTATTAATGGGCTGGTTGATCGTGCTTGCATGGGGACCTTTGACAGCACAGGTACCTGCAGCCGGTATCACTTATCTCGTCGTTGGGGGAGTCATGTATTCCATCGGGGCGATCTTTTATGTCTGGCGCAGCTTCAAGTACCATCATATGGTTTGGCACTTGTTCGTGCT